In Sorghum bicolor cultivar BTx623 chromosome 10, Sorghum_bicolor_NCBIv3, whole genome shotgun sequence, one genomic interval encodes:
- the LOC8066872 gene encoding putative septum site-determining protein minD homolog, chloroplastic produces MAFTPPRLLPLPLPPAAAPASTRAVSARHHGGRTAPELSGPTPRVVVVTSGKGGVGKTTTTANLAASLARLGLPAVAVDADAGLRNLDLLLGLENRVHLTAADVLAGDCRLDQALVRHRALQDLHLLCLSKPRSKLPLAFGSKTLTWVADALRRSPNTPAFILIDCPAGVDAGFVTAIAPAEEAVLVTTPDITALRDADRVAGLLECDGIKDIKIIVNRVRPDLVKGEDMMSALDVQEMLGLPLLGVVPEDAEVIRSTNRGVPLVLNDPPTPAGLALDQATWRLVERDVMTAVMVEEQERPKKKGGFFSFFG; encoded by the exons ATGGCGTTCACGCCGCCGCGCCTCCTCCCGCTACCCCTtccgccggcggcggcaccgGCATCCACGCGGGCCGTCTCGGCGCGCCACCACGGAGGGCGCACGGCGCCGGAGCTCTCGGGCCCGACCCCGCGCGTGGTGGTCGTCACCTCCGGGAAAGGCGGCGTCGGCAAGACCACCACTACCGCCAACCTCGCCGCCTCGCTCGCGCGCCTCGGACtccccgccgtcgccgtcgacgcCGACGCCGGCCTCCGCAACCTCGACCTCCTGCTCGGCCTCGAGAACCGCGTCCACCTCACCGCCGCCGACGTCCTCGCTGGGGACTGCAGGCTCGACCAGGCGCTCGTCCGACACCGCGCGCTCcaggacctccacctcctctgcCTCTCCAAGCCACGCTCCAAGCTGCCCCTCGCGTTCGGATCCAAGACCCTCACCTGGGTCGCCGACGCGCTTCGGCGCTCGCCTAACACGCCCGCCTTCATCCTCATCGACTGCCCCGCAG GTGTTGATGCCGGGTTTGTCACTGCCATTGCACCTGCAGAAGAGGCAGTGCTCGTTACCACCCCTGACATTACGGCTCTCCGTGATGCTGACCGTGTCGCAGGACTGTTGGAGTGCGATGGCATCAAAGATATCAAGATTATTGTCAACCGAGTGCGGCCAGACCTGGTGAAGGGGGAGGACATGATGTCAGCACTTGATGTCCAAGAAATGCTTGGGTTGCCCTTGCTTGGTGTGGTTCCTGAGGATGCGGAAGTAATCCGGAGTACAAATAGGGGTGTACCATTGGTGCTCAACGACCCGCCCACGCCTGCGGGCCTTGCTCTGGACCAGGCTACTTGGCGATTGGTGGAAAGAGATGTGATGACAGCAGTCATGGTTGAGGAGCAGGAGAGGCCCAAGAAGAAAGGCGGCTTCTTTTCGTTCTTCGGGTAG